In Microbacterium foliorum, the following proteins share a genomic window:
- a CDS encoding ROK family transcriptional regulator: protein MSVSDGSRPSTSPDYVAASAHAFGPGRHLRSRSKVLPEHARGHNRALVLQTLYHSGAMSRADLSRETGLTRVTISDLVAEFIADGIVVEMGVRETIGPGKPPILIDIDRVGHQIIGLDLSGPHAFVGALLSLDGDVLERREVPRPENADGDAAYAATLELARALAETATQPILGVGIGSPGVVRPDGVVLSSPNLGWSNLPLEAKLGIDLDLPVLVRNDANAAVLAEYTFGEAKADFMLIKIGRGVGAGVITGSQPLLGSRFAAGEIGHVVVGTDGGPRCACGKDGCLEAWLSETRLRPAIAAAPDSRDEILRDAGTRMGIAIAPIVAALDLSEVVLSGPEDLLDGVLIDAAVETLHARTLEGVFEDALIRRTHQDDIVLRGAAVMVLSSQLGVS, encoded by the coding sequence ATGTCCGTATCGGATGGATCGCGTCCTTCGACGTCACCAGATTACGTCGCCGCGAGCGCGCACGCCTTCGGCCCGGGGCGCCACCTGCGCTCGCGATCGAAGGTGCTCCCGGAGCACGCTCGCGGCCACAACCGTGCACTCGTGCTGCAGACTCTCTACCACTCGGGTGCGATGAGTCGGGCGGACCTCTCGCGAGAGACCGGCCTGACGCGAGTCACCATCTCGGACCTCGTCGCCGAATTCATCGCCGACGGCATCGTCGTCGAGATGGGAGTGCGCGAGACGATCGGACCGGGCAAGCCGCCGATCCTCATCGACATCGACCGTGTCGGTCATCAGATCATCGGGCTCGACCTGTCGGGCCCCCACGCATTCGTGGGCGCTCTGCTCAGTCTCGACGGCGACGTGCTCGAGCGGCGCGAAGTGCCACGACCCGAGAACGCAGACGGCGACGCCGCCTACGCAGCCACCCTCGAGCTGGCGCGCGCGCTCGCGGAGACGGCCACACAGCCCATCCTCGGCGTCGGAATCGGCAGCCCCGGCGTCGTGCGCCCAGACGGGGTCGTGCTCAGCTCGCCGAACCTGGGGTGGAGCAACCTGCCGCTCGAGGCGAAGCTCGGCATCGATCTCGATCTGCCGGTGCTCGTGCGCAACGACGCCAATGCCGCTGTGCTCGCCGAATACACATTCGGCGAGGCGAAGGCCGACTTCATGCTCATCAAGATCGGTCGAGGAGTCGGAGCAGGCGTCATCACCGGCAGCCAGCCGCTTCTCGGCAGCCGCTTCGCCGCGGGCGAGATCGGGCACGTCGTGGTCGGCACAGACGGCGGGCCCCGCTGTGCGTGCGGCAAAGACGGCTGCCTCGAAGCCTGGTTGAGCGAGACGCGACTGCGCCCAGCCATCGCAGCCGCTCCAGACTCGCGTGACGAGATACTCCGCGACGCCGGCACCCGCATGGGCATCGCGATAGCCCCGATCGTGGCAGCCCTGGATCTGTCCGAAGTCGTGCTCTCGGGTCCCGAGGACCTGCTCGACGGCGTGCTGATCGACGCCGCGGTCGAGACCCTGCACGCGCGCACGCTCGAGGGTGTCTTCGAGGATGCGCTCATCCGGCGCACCCATCAGGACGACATCGTCCTGCGCGGCGCCGCCGTGATGGTGCTCTCCAGTCAGCTGGGCGTCTCGTGA
- a CDS encoding family 20 glycosylhydrolase, which yields MLLSAEKPVRVYRGATVVDGTGAERFVADVAVEGSRIVAVIREGDESVLELPADAVEIVASGLVLSPGFIDMHAHSELAVLQGAAHDAKILQGVTTEVLGQDGLGYAPLDDAAAEVIPAQIAGWNGMPSTAPWRSMGDLLTAIDDVSVGNAAVLVPQGNLRMMVVGHENRPATAEEIAAMSEILGEALDAGAFGMSSGLTYTPGMYADTAELEALCRVVAERGGYWAPHTRSYGGGALDAYREALDIGRRTGCPIHLTHATMNFAPNRGRAAELLALVDEALDDGVDVTLDTYPYLPGATTLAALLPSRLAESGDLLATIAALDEAGRESVRVELEEIGCDGFHGERADWSAIQISGTSSPDLADLVGRTVDEIASSSGMRAVDVVLDTILEDRGATGILMHIGDEDNVRAIMRHSRHCGGSDGILIGARPHPRGRGTFPRYLGHYVRELGVLSLEQAVRHLSGTPAMRLGLDRGDAPRGVIREGATADLVLFDPETISAGATFDAPHRAPIGIDEVLVGGVPVVLAGRTSGATPGRALTMAPAAHRAPVPNIRAVIDPAAAPFHWTARTPVMGPDALALSASRIGGPREAPDSTPAITLLVDESLTEEPFAREGVGHEAFRVTVAAHGIEVRGAAPAGVFRGVTLLRQLCEPGADRARIPAGIWESAPAYAWRGVMLDVARHFRPVEDLERLVDLMVDHHLTHLHLHLTDDQGWRFEVPGFPRLTEVGARREETQLGHGPHSTVEPGLHEGYYTDAELRGLVSYAAERFVTVVPEVELPGHIQAGLAAYPALGNTDVGEPVMVPWSRFGVNPRTLAPTDGALAFGRAAIDALCDLFDSPWIGIGGDEVPVTEWAQSAAARERMRELGLATPHDVQPWFTAQFVAHVRSRGRTALAWDEVLEGDVPDGVEVLAWRGPVAMREALRRGIPVIACPDLEVYLDYPQSESGEEPIRVGPPLPIEQAYTLRIEDGAAGGQANVWTEHLPTRDRVDFAMFPRLAAIAERLWDGGEPPAYEGFARRLPTHLRRLAASGVRYRPLDGPTPAQRRPGVPGKPLTREARQEIVAGLVERLSASQDTADGVLSA from the coding sequence ATGCTTCTGAGCGCGGAGAAGCCGGTGCGGGTCTACCGAGGTGCCACGGTGGTCGACGGCACCGGCGCCGAGCGGTTCGTCGCCGATGTCGCGGTCGAGGGGTCGCGCATCGTGGCGGTTATCCGCGAGGGTGACGAGAGCGTTCTGGAGCTGCCGGCGGATGCGGTCGAGATCGTCGCCTCAGGGCTGGTGCTGTCTCCCGGCTTCATCGACATGCACGCCCACAGCGAGCTGGCCGTGCTGCAGGGAGCCGCGCACGACGCCAAGATCCTGCAGGGCGTCACGACGGAGGTGCTCGGCCAGGACGGACTCGGCTACGCGCCTCTCGACGACGCCGCAGCAGAGGTGATCCCCGCTCAGATCGCCGGCTGGAACGGCATGCCGTCCACTGCCCCCTGGCGCTCGATGGGTGACCTGCTCACCGCGATCGACGATGTGTCGGTGGGCAACGCCGCCGTCCTCGTGCCACAGGGCAACCTGCGGATGATGGTGGTGGGTCACGAGAACCGCCCGGCCACAGCCGAGGAGATCGCGGCGATGTCCGAGATCCTCGGCGAGGCGCTCGACGCGGGAGCGTTCGGGATGTCGAGCGGGCTGACCTACACCCCGGGCATGTACGCCGACACCGCCGAGCTGGAGGCGCTGTGTCGTGTCGTCGCCGAACGCGGTGGGTACTGGGCACCCCACACCCGAAGCTACGGTGGGGGAGCCCTCGACGCCTATCGAGAGGCGCTCGACATCGGCCGCCGCACAGGGTGTCCGATCCATCTGACGCACGCGACGATGAACTTCGCACCGAACCGCGGCCGTGCGGCGGAGTTGCTGGCGCTCGTGGACGAGGCGCTCGACGACGGCGTCGACGTCACTCTCGACACCTACCCCTACCTTCCGGGCGCCACGACGCTGGCCGCCCTGCTGCCGAGCAGGCTCGCCGAGAGCGGAGACCTGCTGGCGACCATCGCCGCCCTCGACGAGGCAGGACGCGAGTCCGTTCGCGTCGAGCTCGAGGAGATCGGCTGCGACGGATTCCACGGCGAACGCGCCGACTGGTCGGCGATCCAGATCTCCGGCACCTCCTCGCCCGACCTCGCAGACCTCGTCGGGCGCACCGTCGACGAGATCGCCTCGTCGTCGGGCATGCGCGCCGTCGACGTCGTGCTGGACACGATCCTCGAAGACCGCGGCGCGACCGGCATCCTGATGCACATCGGCGACGAGGACAACGTCCGCGCGATCATGCGGCACTCGCGGCACTGCGGCGGCAGCGACGGGATCCTGATCGGCGCGCGCCCGCACCCGCGCGGCCGGGGAACCTTCCCCCGCTATCTCGGGCACTACGTCCGAGAGCTCGGAGTGCTCTCGCTCGAGCAGGCCGTGCGGCATCTGTCCGGCACACCCGCGATGCGGCTGGGGCTCGACCGGGGCGACGCGCCGCGAGGCGTGATCCGCGAGGGAGCGACGGCCGATCTGGTGCTGTTCGATCCCGAGACCATCTCGGCGGGGGCGACCTTCGACGCACCGCACCGGGCACCGATCGGGATCGACGAGGTGCTCGTCGGCGGCGTGCCGGTGGTGCTGGCCGGCCGCACATCCGGCGCGACACCGGGTCGCGCTCTCACGATGGCCCCCGCGGCTCATCGCGCGCCCGTCCCGAACATCCGCGCGGTGATCGACCCGGCCGCGGCGCCCTTCCACTGGACCGCTCGCACTCCGGTCATGGGCCCCGACGCACTCGCCCTGAGCGCATCCCGGATCGGTGGCCCTCGCGAGGCTCCGGACTCGACCCCCGCGATCACTCTGCTCGTCGACGAGTCCCTCACCGAGGAGCCTTTCGCCAGAGAGGGTGTGGGCCACGAGGCCTTCCGCGTCACGGTCGCCGCCCACGGGATCGAGGTCAGGGGTGCCGCCCCGGCCGGTGTGTTCCGGGGCGTCACCCTGCTGCGGCAACTGTGCGAACCGGGCGCTGACCGTGCGCGGATCCCCGCAGGCATCTGGGAGTCCGCGCCCGCCTACGCCTGGCGGGGCGTGATGCTCGACGTCGCGCGGCACTTCCGCCCCGTCGAGGATCTCGAGCGTCTGGTCGATCTGATGGTCGACCACCACCTCACGCACTTGCACCTTCACCTCACCGACGACCAGGGGTGGCGCTTCGAGGTGCCCGGATTCCCGCGTTTGACCGAAGTGGGCGCTCGCCGCGAGGAGACGCAGCTGGGCCATGGGCCTCACTCCACCGTCGAGCCGGGGCTGCATGAGGGGTATTACACGGATGCCGAGCTGCGCGGCCTGGTCTCCTACGCCGCCGAGAGGTTCGTGACGGTCGTGCCGGAGGTCGAGCTGCCGGGGCACATCCAGGCGGGCCTCGCCGCATATCCCGCGCTCGGCAACACGGACGTCGGCGAGCCTGTAATGGTGCCGTGGTCGCGTTTCGGCGTGAACCCGCGCACTCTCGCCCCGACGGACGGCGCTCTCGCCTTCGGGCGAGCGGCGATCGACGCGCTGTGCGATCTCTTCGATTCTCCGTGGATCGGCATCGGCGGAGACGAGGTCCCCGTGACCGAGTGGGCGCAGAGCGCTGCTGCGCGCGAGCGGATGCGCGAGCTCGGTCTCGCGACTCCGCACGACGTGCAGCCGTGGTTCACGGCTCAGTTCGTGGCGCACGTCCGCAGCCGCGGACGCACCGCCCTCGCCTGGGACGAGGTGCTCGAGGGCGACGTCCCCGACGGGGTGGAGGTCCTCGCATGGCGGGGCCCTGTCGCCATGCGGGAGGCGCTGCGACGTGGCATCCCCGTGATCGCGTGCCCCGACCTCGAGGTGTATCTCGACTATCCGCAGTCGGAGTCGGGGGAGGAGCCCATCAGGGTCGGACCACCGCTGCCGATCGAGCAGGCGTACACGCTCCGCATCGAGGACGGCGCGGCCGGCGGGCAGGCCAACGTGTGGACCGAGCACCTTCCGACGCGGGACCGTGTCGATTTCGCGATGTTCCCCCGGCTCGCGGCGATCGCCGAGCGGCTGTGGGACGGCGGCGAACCTCCCGCGTACGAGGGATTCGCCCGCAGGCTTCCGACCCACCTCAGACGCCTCGCCGCGTCGGGGGTGCGGTATCGTCCTCTCGACGGTCCGACGCCTGCGCAGAGGCGCCCTGGAGTCCCGGGGAAGCCTCTCACCCGTGAGGCGAGGCAGGAGATCGTGGCCGGACTCGTGGAGCGTCTGTCCGCCTCTCAAGACACCGCCGACGGGGTACTCTCGGCATAA